The genomic DNA ACCGCGGCCGGGGTTCCGGTCGGGCAGCTGGCCGTGCACTTCCACGACACCTACGGCCAGGCGCTGGCCAACACCCTGGCCGCGCTGCGCGCCGGGGTCACCGTGGTGGACGCCTCGGCCGGCGGACTGGGCGGCTGCCCCTACGCCAAGAGCGCCACCGGCAACCTCGCCACCGAGGACCTGGTCTGGATGCTGCACGGCCTCGGCATCGAGACCGGCGTGGACCTCCCGGCCCTGGCCGCCACCAGCGGCTGGATGGCCGGGCAGCTCGGCCGCCCCAGCCCCTCGCGGACCCTCCGCGCCCTGCTGGGGACCTCCGGGCCGTCGGCCTGAGTCGGCCGGGGCCCGCGCCACCCGCACGGCCCCGGCCCCCCGTGAACCACCCACTCACCCTCACCCCGGCCCACCGGCCGCGATCCAGGAGGACCACCATGTTCGACCACCGGCTGAGCTCCGAGTACGAGGAACTGCGGCGCACCGTGGCCGAATTCGCCAACGACGCGATCGCGCCCAAGATCGCCGAGTTCTACGAGCAGAACGAGTTCCCGTACGAGATCGTCCGCGAGATGGGGCGGATGGGCCTGTTCGGCCTGCCCTTCTCCGAGGAGTACGGCGGCATGGGCGGCGACTACTTCGCGCTCGGCCTGGTGCTGGAGGAGCTGGCCCGGGTCGACTCCTCGGTGGCGATCACCCTGGAGGCCGCGGTCTCGCTGGGCGCCATGCCCATCTACCGGTTCGGCACCGAGGAGCAGAAGCGCGAGTGGCTGCCGAAGCTGACGAGCGGTGAGATGCTCGGCGCCTTCGGCCTGACCGAGCCCGAGGGCGGCTCGGACGCAGGCGCCACCCGCACCACCGCCCGGTACGACGAGGCCACCGACGAGTGGGTGATCAACGGCACCAAGTGCTTCATCACCAACTCCGGCACCGAGATCACCGGCCTGGTCACCGTCACCGCGCTCACCGAGCCGCTCACTCGTTCGAATGAAAGCGGCGCGGAACTCTCGCCCACCCGCGAGATCTCGTCCATCATCGTGCCCACTGGAACCCCGGGGTTCCAGGTGTCCAAGAAGTACTCCAAGGTCGGGTGGAACGCCTCCGACACCCGCGAACTCTCCTTCACCGACTGCCGGGTCCCCGCCGCCAACCTGCTCGGGCAGCGCGGCCGCGGCTACGCCCAGTTCCTGCGGATCCTCGACGAGGGCCGCATCGCCATCGCAGCCCTGTCCACCGGCCTGGCCCAGGGATGCGTCGACCAGTCCGTCTCCTACGCCGGTACCCGCCGCGCCTTCGGCCGGCCGATCGGCGCCAACCAGGTCATCCAGTTCAAGCTCGCCGACATGGAGATGCGCGCCCACACCGCCCGCCTGGCCTGGCGGGACGCCGCCTCCCGGCTGCTGCAGAACGAACCGTTCAAGAAGGAGGCCGCCATCGCGAAGCTGTACGCCTCCGAGGCCGCGGTCGACAACGCCCGGGAAGCGACCCAGATCCACGGCGGGTACGGCTTCATGAACGAGTACCCGGTCGCCCGCATGTGGCGCGACTGCAAGATCCTGGAGATCGGAGAGGGCACCTCCGAGGTGCAGCGGATGCTCATCGCGCGAGAGCTCGGCATCACCTCGGCCTGACCTCTGCGTGACCCCTAAGGAATGACGATCACGGGGCGGTTGGCCCGGCGGGCGAGGCGGCCGGACACCGAACCGAAGAGCTTGCCGAGGAGGCCGTGGGTACTGCCGACGACGATCGCGTCGGCCGCGTACTCACGGCCCACCTCCTCGATCTCGTGACAGATGTCGCCGCCGCGCTCGACCAGGATCCACGGGACGTCGGCGAGGAAGTCCGCACACGCCAGCTCCAGACCCAGGATCTCGGTGCGGTGATCCGGCAGGTCCACGAAGACCGGCGGCTCGCAGCCCGCCCACACGGTGGCGGGAAGCCGGTTGGCCACGTGGACGATCACCAGCCCGCACCGGGAGCGCTTCGCCATGCCCACCGCGTAGGCCAGCGCGCGCTCGCTCGAGAGCGAGCCGTCGAAGCCCACCACCACACCGTGCTGGAACGCCGGATCGCAGGCCCGAGAGGTCTGCTCCTTCAGCACGCGCTCACCGCCGCCCTCGCCGTCCCGGCGGTCGGTCGTCGGCCGGATGCCGTCCGTCATCGCGCCGTCCCCTCGACTGTCCGGCAGTCGACGATGGCGCGGTCGCGGCCAGCCCCGACGTGCGGGGCGGTCCTCGTCGACGGATCCGGAAGGCTCAAAACCAGCCATGGCTCAATGCTCTTCACCTGGGACGGGCCTGTTCCTCTCAGAGTACGACCAGGGGTGGGCTCAGCCCAGCAGCACGACGCTTGCGCGGCAAGGATCCCGCCTAGGGGGTACGTGCGTTCCCAGGAGCTTGACCGACCGCCCCCGCGTACGCAACAGGGCGTCCCCACAACGTGACCCGACTGTCACCGCCGACAGAACCGTTCGATCACGGCCCGAACCATCGGATTCGGCCAATTCGCGGGATTTTTCCCCGCCATTGGCAATTGCCACGTGCATACCGGCAGGACGCTGACAACATGCTCGGCATGCCGCTGCTCCTGTTCGACCTCGACAACACGCTGCTGCCCCGGGACGCCGCGTTCCGGGCCTGGGCACAGGACTTCCTCGCCGACCACCGGCTGCCCGCCGGTGACCTCGACTGGCTCACCACCCTCGACGGCGGCGGCTACGTACCCCGGAGCACCGTACTGGGCGCCGCCAAGCGCCGCTACGGACTCGACCACTCGATGGAGTTGCTCCTCGCCCACTACCGGCGCGGCATCAACTCCCACATCCGGTGCCCCGATCCGCACATCGCCGCCCTGCGGGTCGCCCGCGACGCGGGGTGGACGCTCGGCATCGTCAGCAACGGCGGCACCCGGCCACAACTCGAGAAGATCCGCCGGACCGGACTCGCCCCGCTGGTCGACGGCTGGGTGATCTCCGAAGAGGCCGCCTGCCTCAAGCCCGACCCGCTGATCTTCGAGATCGCCGCCCGGCGGTGCGGGTTCCCCGTCGCCGACGGCCGGTGGACCGCGCACACCTGGATGGTCGGCGACCACGGCCCCGCGGACGTCGCCGGCGCGGAAGCGACCGGACTGCGCAGCGTCTGGCTGCACCACGGCCGTCCCTGGGCCGAACTCGGCTACCGGCCGACCCTCAGCGCCCCCGGTCTGCCGGAAGCCGTCGGCATGGTCCTCGGTGCCCGGGAGGCACCCACGGTCGCCGACGTCCTCGCCACCCGCGGCCGGACGGCGACCACCGGGCCGGTCGCCGCCCGCCAGCGCACCCGGTTCGCACCGTCCACACCCGCCGCGGCCCTGGCCGCCGCCGGAGCGGTGGCGGCCTCGCTCAAGGCCGCCGCCGAGAGCCAGGCCCCGGCCCAGGTCCGCAAGCCGCAAGCCGCCGTGGCGGGCGGCGAGGGCGAGTACTGGGCGAGGACGAGTACTGGAGGAGCGACCGCGGCCACCGGCGGCGAGCTGCGGGCGTAGCGAGCGGAACCGGCGCGCCGGCGGCCGGGACGCTGCGGGACGCACCCCGCGCGGGGACAGCCGCCGTCGGCCGGAGGCCGGGGAAGCAGCGCCTGCGGCGGGCCGCACGAGTCCGCTCCGTGGCCCCGGGCCAGGTCGGCGGCCGGGCCGGTGACCGGGCGGATGGCCGCCTGCGACGGTGCGGCGGAGGTGGGGTCGCTGTGGACGGGTCGGCCGGGGCGGGGGTCAGTGGGGTTGGTGGCGCCACCAGTGGGTGAGGGCGCGGGGGGTGAAGCCGAGGTGGCGGTAGAGGG from Kitasatospora terrestris includes the following:
- a CDS encoding acyl-CoA dehydrogenase family protein is translated as MFDHRLSSEYEELRRTVAEFANDAIAPKIAEFYEQNEFPYEIVREMGRMGLFGLPFSEEYGGMGGDYFALGLVLEELARVDSSVAITLEAAVSLGAMPIYRFGTEEQKREWLPKLTSGEMLGAFGLTEPEGGSDAGATRTTARYDEATDEWVINGTKCFITNSGTEITGLVTVTALTEPLTRSNESGAELSPTREISSIIVPTGTPGFQVSKKYSKVGWNASDTRELSFTDCRVPAANLLGQRGRGYAQFLRILDEGRIAIAALSTGLAQGCVDQSVSYAGTRRAFGRPIGANQVIQFKLADMEMRAHTARLAWRDAASRLLQNEPFKKEAAIAKLYASEAAVDNAREATQIHGGYGFMNEYPVARMWRDCKILEIGEGTSEVQRMLIARELGITSA
- a CDS encoding universal stress protein; translated protein: MTDGIRPTTDRRDGEGGGERVLKEQTSRACDPAFQHGVVVGFDGSLSSERALAYAVGMAKRSRCGLVIVHVANRLPATVWAGCEPPVFVDLPDHRTEILGLELACADFLADVPWILVERGGDICHEIEEVGREYAADAIVVGSTHGLLGKLFGSVSGRLARRANRPVIVIP
- a CDS encoding HAD family hydrolase is translated as MPLLLFDLDNTLLPRDAAFRAWAQDFLADHRLPAGDLDWLTTLDGGGYVPRSTVLGAAKRRYGLDHSMELLLAHYRRGINSHIRCPDPHIAALRVARDAGWTLGIVSNGGTRPQLEKIRRTGLAPLVDGWVISEEAACLKPDPLIFEIAARRCGFPVADGRWTAHTWMVGDHGPADVAGAEATGLRSVWLHHGRPWAELGYRPTLSAPGLPEAVGMVLGAREAPTVADVLATRGRTATTGPVAARQRTRFAPSTPAAALAAAGAVAASLKAAAESQAPAQVRKPQAAVAGGEGEYWARTSTGGATAATGGELRA